The genomic region TTCGTCACTATAAATACATCCATCAACCTTTGCTCTCCTTGTGTCGTCATCACTCTCTTTTCTCTCCGATCTGCCACCCTTTTTCACCTTGTATCAACCAATGACCCTTCCAACAACACAAGGGCAAACCGTCCCCGATGCCTGGGACTACAAGGGCCATCCCGTCGACCGGTCCAAATCCGGCGGTTGGACCAGCGCCGCCATGATTCTAGGTTCATCTTTCATCAACCCTCCTTATTGTCCCTCTTTAGCTTTGGTTTTGGTCTAAACAATGGGATATCAATATATATCCTTTTTTTCTATGTATCTATCTATCTAAGGTGTTGAGGCATGTGAGAGGTTAACAACATTAGGAATCGCTGTTAACTTGGTGACATACTTGACGGAAACCATGCATTTAGGCAATGCTACATCAGCCAACATCGTTACCAATTTCTTCGGCACATCTTTCATGCTTTGTCTACTCGGTGGTTTCATCGCTGACACCTTCCTCGGCAGGTCTCGTCCAATATACTTCGATAATTTCTAGTATACTTTTCCCATGCACGTATCACTTTATAACATTATTCATCTTCAAATCCACAGATATTTCACCATCGGAATCTTCACCGCCGTTCAAGCAACAGTAAGATAATATTCATTTTCCTTTTGACTTAAAATCATCATCTTCACTTAGCAATTGAAAATCATTTGCATAATCGTTTGCAGGGTGTCACCATCTTAACAGTCTCCACAATAATCCCAACCCTAAGGCCACCAAAGTGTAACAGGGAGGATATCACCACGATTTGCACCCCAGCAAGCGGCATACAACTCTCTGTTCTTTACTTAGCCCTATACCTCACAGCCCTTGGGACTGGGGGTCTAAAATCGAGCGTTTCCGGGTTCGGGTCGGACCAATTCGATGATACGGATCCTGAAGAGAGATCCCAGATGAGCAACTTCTTCAATTGGTTCTTTTTCTTCATAAGCTTAGGTTCACTTTGTTCAGTCACCATTTTAGTTTACATCCAAGACAATTTAGGGCGTGATTGGGGTTACTGCATTATTGCTTGCGCTATTGTGATAGGGTTAGTGGTGTTTCTATCGGGTACAAAGCGATACAGGTTTAAGAAACTAGTGGGAAGCCCATTGACCCAAATTGCTGCAGTGTTCGTAGCTGCTTGGAGGAAGAAGCATTTGAAGTTGCCATCGGATCCATCTTCGCTCTTCAATATTGATGATGCAGCTGAGGGATTAATGATGAAGAAGCAGCAAAAATTGCCACACACCAAACAGTTCCGGTTAGTCTTCTATTCAAAAACCAATATTTTTTTATGGTTACAAATATCTCTTTAATGCAGTACTTAAACACTACCATTAAAACTAATAGTCTTGAAATCATTACTATTAGGAAGGTTTATCTTAATATCATCTTATccgaataaaattattattaaattgtaaATCAAACAAGGATACCCACAATTATTAAACAAAATATTACAATTAATCCACTCAGGGCGAAGTTAGGCTTTGTTAGCTAAGGAACATAATATCCCTTTTAGTCCCTTTTGATTATGAGGTATTCAATTTAAGTTTTTTTCAACAAATTTTTTGACTTTCACCTGCCAAACTTTTGCCCCTGAATCAACCATTCTCTACCACCATGCGTCCAAAGGCATCTTAAGCAAC from Gossypium arboreum isolate Shixiya-1 chromosome 1, ASM2569848v2, whole genome shotgun sequence harbors:
- the LOC108465515 gene encoding protein NRT1/ PTR FAMILY 6.3-like, whose protein sequence is MTLPTTQGQTVPDAWDYKGHPVDRSKSGGWTSAAMILGVEACERLTTLGIAVNLVTYLTETMHLGNATSANIVTNFFGTSFMLCLLGGFIADTFLGRYFTIGIFTAVQATGVTILTVSTIIPTLRPPKCNREDITTICTPASGIQLSVLYLALYLTALGTGGLKSSVSGFGSDQFDDTDPEERSQMSNFFNWFFFFISLGSLCSVTILVYIQDNLGRDWGYCIIACAIVIGLVVFLSGTKRYRFKKLVGSPLTQIAAVFVAAWRKKHLKLPSDPSSLFNIDDAAEGLMMKKQQKLPHTKQFRFLDRAAIEDPSVINANKWNLATLTDVEEVKLVLRMLPIWATTIIFWTVYAQMSTFSVSQATTMDRHIGKFQIPPASLTVFFVGAILLTVPIYDRLIVPIARKVLKNPQGLTPLQRIAVGLVLSIIAMVGAALTEIKRLRAATRNGLTNNPTAPIPLSVFWLVPQFLFVGAGEAFTYIGQLDFFLRECPKGMKTMSTGLFLSTLSLGFFLSSLLVTIVDKVTRNNHPWLPDNLNQGRLYNFYWLLVILSCLNLAVYLIFAKWYVYKDKRLADEGIELEDSEPAFH